CTGCAATTATTGCAATAATTTTAGTGAAGCTAGGTAAAAGAAGTCCAATGTTTAATAAAATTGTGTTGGAAACTGAGCTAAAAGATGATAAAGGTTATTTAAGTTCTTCTAGGAAAGATGAATACTTAAATAAAGAAGGTATTACTATTACAGAACTTCGCCCTTCAGGCATAATAGAAATAGATGGAAAAAGAATAGATGCTTTGTCAGAAGGGAGTTATATAAATAAAAATGTTTCTATTAAAGTTGTAAGGGTTGAGGGATCAAAAATATTTGTAAGGAGGGTTTAATATGTCAGGTGCTGGTTTTTCAATTGGTTTGGCTATACTAATAATTATATTAGTTATATTATTTTTTACATTTATTCCTGTTGGTTTATGGATAACATCTTATTTTTCGGGTGCTAAAGTAGGAATAGGTAATTTAATAGGTATGAGACTTAGGAGAGTAGTTCCTTCAAGGATTGTTAATCCAATGATTAAGGCTACAAAAGCTGGATTAAGTATTGGAGTGGATGAATTAGAGGCCCATTACTTAGCAGGTGGAAATGTAAATACTTTAGTAGATGCTCTTATTGCAGCTCAAAGAGCTAACATTCCTTTGGAGCTAGAGAGAGCAGCAGCTATAGATTTAGCTGGAAGGGATGTTTTAGAAGCAGTTCAAGTAAGTGTAAATCCAAAAGTAATAGAAACACCTCAAATTGCAGCGGTATCTAAAAATGGTATTGAAGTGATTGTAAAGGCTAGAGTTACTGTGAGAGCAAATATAGAAAGATTGGTAGGAGGAGCAGGAGAAGAAACTATAATAGCAAGAGTAGGAGAAGGTATAGTAACTACTGTTGGTAGTTCAGAGGCTCATAAAGAAGTTTTAGAAAATCCAGACAGTATATCTAAAACAGTACTTGAGAAAGGGTTAGATTCTGGAACAGCTTTTGAAATATTATCTATTGATATAGCTGATGTAGATGTAGGTAGAAATATAGGAGCAAAACTTCAAACAGATCAAGCGGAGGCGGATAAGAGAATAGCTCAAGCAAAAGCAGAAGAGAGAAGGGCTATGGCAGTAGCAAGAGAACAAGAAATGAGAGCAGAAGTTGGGGCTATGAAGGCCAAAGTAGTAGAGGCAGAATCAAAAGTACCATTAGCTTTAGCCAAAGCATTAACAGAAGGAGATGTAGGGTATATGGACTATGTTAATATGAAGAATATAGTGGCGGATACAGAAATGAGAAGCTCTATAGGTAAGATGAGTGATGATGAAAAACATGACAAATAGTAGGGTGTGATATAACATGTTTGAGATTTTATTAATATTTCTGTTTATTATTTTGCCCGCTATAATGAAGAGTAAAAAAGATAAGAAAAAGATTGAAAAACAGAAAAGAAGACGGGCTGTAAGAATCCCAACTTCTCCAGAACCCTTAAAATCTGAAAGGGCAGAAGACTTTGACGAAAAGGTAGAAGAATATGAGGAAATGACGGAAAGATATGATCAAAAGGTAGAGGAATATGGGAGACCTATAACCACGAATTATGATGAGGTTGAAACATTTTTTAGCGAAGATGATGATAATAAAAAGGATAGATATTACGAAAATATCTTTGAAGATGTGAAAGACGGCTATGGTGAAGATTATGATATTCAGATTGAAATATTAGATAAAGAAAAGGGAAGAACTGGTCATAATTATAAAGGGAATAAAGAAGATATTCTTAAAGGAATAATTTTTTCTGAAATATTATCTGAGCCTAGAAGTTTAAAAAATAGAAAAAATTTTTAGAAAAAGTGCGTATTTATACGCACTTTTTTTGTAATACCTACTATCATAAAGGCATAAATTAAAGAGAGGGAGGCTTTTATGATGGATAATATGGATAATATTAAATATAATATTTCAGAGATATTTGAATTACCTAAAGATATAGTTATGGATTTAGCAAAAATTACAGTAATAGGAAATATTCAAGTGTATGTCTCCAATCATAAGGGAATTATTGAATATAGCTTAGATACTGTTAGGATAAATACGAATAATGGAGTCATTAAAATAACAGGAGAAAATCTGCATATAAAAACTATTATGGCTGAAGAAATAATTGTATTAGGATATATTGAAAAGATAGAATTATTAAGCTAAGGGGTGCAGATATGTTAGCCATAAAATTATGGAATTATTTTAAAGGATATGTTATTATTAAAGTTGAAGGTTTAACCTTGGAAAAGTTTTTAAACCTTGCAGCTAACAGTAATATATACATTTGGGATATTAAAAGAATGGATTATACATTGTTAGAAATGAAGGTATCTATTAAAGGATTCAGAGAATTAAAAAAGATTGCCAATAAAGGAGCTTGTAGAGTATATATAAAAGAGAAAATAGGATTTCCTTTTTTTATGAATAAACTTAAAAAAAGAAAAATGTTAGGTTTTGGATTTATAATTTTCCTAGGGCTTATATTTTTTTTAACTTCATTTATTTGGGAGATAGAAGTAAGCGGCAATGAGATTACTTCTAATGAAGATATTTTGGAATTATTGGAAAATATAGATGTTAAATGTGGTACAATGAAATATAATGTAAATAAAGACCAAATTAAGGATATTATATTAGATGAGATTGATGCTTTATCTTTTGTAAATGTAGAGGTTAAAGGAACAAAATTAATAATAGAAATAAAAGAACAGGATCTACCCCCAAAAGCAATTGGTAAGGATACACCTTGTCATATAGTTGCTAAGAAGAAAGGGGTAGTTGTTAAAATTGTAGCTAAAAATGGAAAAGGTCTTGTAAAAGAAGGAGATATAGTAAAGGAAGGTCAAACGTTAATTTCGGGAATAATAGAAGATGAGGAAGGTGAAAATAGCTATTCAGTTCACTCTGAAGGAGAAGTACTTGCTATTACACGATATTCTCATCAGATGGAGGAGCCTTATATAAAGGTGGTAGAGGAAGAGACAGGAAGGGTGCACGCCGAAAAGGAAATTAAGATTGGTGAAAAAAATTTTCGACTATCCAAAGGAGAAATACCTTTTGATAAATATGTAGAGGATATAGAAGAAAAAAAGTTAATAAATAAAGATATAAATTTACCTATTAAATTAATCGTTCATAATTACAAAGAAGTTAGAAGTAATGAAATCAAACGAAATTTAGAAGGATTAAAAGAATCTACTCAAATTAAAGGGGTAGAGGAAATAAATAAAAAATTATCTAAAGATGCAGAAACAGTATCAAAGGATGTAAAATACT
This genomic interval from Tissierellales bacterium contains the following:
- the yqfD gene encoding sporulation protein YqfD, yielding MLAIKLWNYFKGYVIIKVEGLTLEKFLNLAANSNIYIWDIKRMDYTLLEMKVSIKGFRELKKIANKGACRVYIKEKIGFPFFMNKLKKRKMLGFGFIIFLGLIFFLTSFIWEIEVSGNEITSNEDILELLENIDVKCGTMKYNVNKDQIKDIILDEIDALSFVNVEVKGTKLIIEIKEQDLPPKAIGKDTPCHIVAKKKGVVVKIVAKNGKGLVKEGDIVKEGQTLISGIIEDEEGENSYSVHSEGEVLAITRYSHQMEEPYIKVVEEETGRVHAEKEIKIGEKNFRLSKGEIPFDKYVEDIEEKKLINKDINLPIKLIVHNYKEVRSNEIKRNLEGLKESTQIKGVEEINKKLSKDAETVSKDVKYFAEDDKLITIVVLEVMEDIGKKQIITNGED
- the yqfC gene encoding sporulation protein YqfC, with amino-acid sequence MMDNMDNIKYNISEIFELPKDIVMDLAKITVIGNIQVYVSNHKGIIEYSLDTVRINTNNGVIKITGENLHIKTIMAEEIIVLGYIEKIELLS
- the floA gene encoding flotillin-like protein FloA (flotillin-like protein involved in membrane lipid rafts); amino-acid sequence: MSGAGFSIGLAILIIILVILFFTFIPVGLWITSYFSGAKVGIGNLIGMRLRRVVPSRIVNPMIKATKAGLSIGVDELEAHYLAGGNVNTLVDALIAAQRANIPLELERAAAIDLAGRDVLEAVQVSVNPKVIETPQIAAVSKNGIEVIVKARVTVRANIERLVGGAGEETIIARVGEGIVTTVGSSEAHKEVLENPDSISKTVLEKGLDSGTAFEILSIDIADVDVGRNIGAKLQTDQAEADKRIAQAKAEERRAMAVAREQEMRAEVGAMKAKVVEAESKVPLALAKALTEGDVGYMDYVNMKNIVADTEMRSSIGKMSDDEKHDK